The genome window CTGATGGTCCGGTCGACTGTCATGCAGACGAGAGTCCAAGCAGACGCATTTATCAACCAGTTTGCCCCGAAAAAGAACCCCTGACAGTAGGCGTCCCCCATAGCTAGCGAAACGCTCGGATATTGCGTTGTTGTCCATCTTATCCCGACGATGACACTACAACCAATGATGTCGAAAGCTGCGATGATTTTCATGTACCATGTCGTGCTGGCGGTGGAGTAGTGCTGGCCGGTCAACACAAGAAGACTGAGAGCGTTACCAACGACTCCCATGACTATGATGATCGGAGGACCACAGCGTACAAGCATCAAGTGGGAATATTTCAGGATCACCAAGTAAGAGTCAACGACTTCTCGCGGCCCGGTGGCGTTTTTGGAATCGCCTTCCATTACAAAGATTTTTGTCttggtacatgtaggtctgTTTAAACAATCATGTCACCTTCGTCCAAATTAGTTGAAATGCTCCGCAAACCGCGCGATCGCACAATGAACACAGACGAGAACCGGCGGTCGTCGTACACGACGAAAATCGTAACTTGCGCGCTGGCTTCGTTGCGCCCAGGTGATGCGCGACAGGTGAGATATAACGACGTCCTTGGTTTGGCGGCACTGACTGTCACTTCATATCATCTATCAATGCCGATGTCTTCGCCCAGGGCTAGTTTTCATTTCCTCTTTGATTTTAACTTGGCTCAAATGATTGATTAAATTAGAAACATATCAGACAATAGCATCTCGCTTTATTTTTTTCCTGACAAATCCTGTTATAAACATAATTATATCCTGATACAATAATATAGCTTTTGTTTTATTCCATCATAAATATAGATTGGTTAACAAATTTTAGAAGCATGACATTTGATAGCTTGAGTTTTATACAGGGTTCGTGAGTAAGAGTTTTTCTCCTGTGTATAAACCGGTCACAGGTAGAGGTTGCATTGCTGGAATGAATTTAGCACGTCAAATAAACAACAGAAATGTTTTTATTCTAACTTGCATACAATAGTAGTAGGCCTAATATTGGGTACTCTCGTCAACACTGGTTTCTCCCATCAAGGTGTTTCTAAACCTCTCCAATGTAAGTAACTCCATTCAAGGCATTTTGAAACCTCGCTAATGCTGGTCACTCCAATCACAGTATTTCAAACCTCTCTGACATTGGCTAGTCCAATCAAATCACGGCATTTCAAACCTCTCTAATATTGGCTACTCCAGTCAAGATGTTTCTATCCTCTAATACTGGCAACTCAAAACAAAGTGTTTCTAACTCAACATTGGTTACCCGTTTTCTCCCATCATGGtgtttctaaacctctctaatgttGGTTACTCCAGTCAAGGCATTTTAAAACATCTCTTTGTTTGTGGTTACACCTATTAGGGCATTTTGTAACCTCTCTTTCATATTGGTTACTCCAATCAAATgttttctaaacctctctaatggTGGTTTATACTACAAACATTGGTTACTCCAATCGAGTTGTTTTTAAACCTCTTTAATATTCCACAACAAATCAATGTCTTCACTGAACCTCtcatctatcatgtctatcTAGGGTCAGCCCACTACCAGACCATCATTTTCTCATGTTGTCTCTACAGCAATTTCATTCTCACTAACAGGAATATTCATCTCTGATAAAACAGGATCAACTTTCACATCGCCAGACCCGACTGGTGCGTTTACTTCTGTTGCCCCTTCTAAATGTTCCACTGGTTGTAAATTAAACGGTAGGTTTGCCGCTTCCTTAGCTTCTTTTTCACGTTTTTTAAGCTGTGCTTCAACGAATGTGCCCATAGCCCTCTGATTGTAGCGGACAAAGCGATTGACACAGGCATCGATGCATGAGTCCTGCAAGGGAACAAAAAGACCATCAATAAAGGCACATTATAATTTATTTTACAGTCTTTGGTTGGTTTTAAGCACTGCCTAAACAAGCGATTTACATGGAGATTGCTGCGACCTGCAATAATAATCGCAGTATTGTGCAATAAAACAATCTCTTATCTACAGACTCACAACTGTCATATAATAATCACACAAGTTCCAAAATCTCCCTTCACCTGTAGATTTCAATGTGTGACTCAGTTCCGAATCAAATATTTCTCAacacaatacagtggaacctccctcagcggacacctctctattaaggacaacacttgtcagtcccgagggtgtccttaatagagaggttttactgtacttaCCTCTTCTTTTGTGGATTTCCTGCTGTTTAAATTACTGATGCAAACATTGAAACAATTCTCTGTCAACTTGTTATATTGCAACAGGAAGTCCCGAAACTGAAAAAACAAACACCGTAGCCAGGAGTTAATTCGACGAAATTCGTTTGAACTGGATCCTTCAAATGCAAATGAATATATACATACAATGATATTTATAAATGAGGTTGACAACATTTGTTTGGGCTCCGACCAGTCATAGGTTTCATGGTTGAAGGGCAAGTAGGCCTCCATCTTTCAATTAAGCCCTGCAATCAACCAAATCACTAAATAGTAAGATTGGAGTAGGACTATTCTGCAGGGGAATAAATTTACATTTACACCACCAGCATTGACTGTTGTTATTTTCAAGGTGAATTTACTTCAATAATACAGAACACAGCCTCACATTTCTAATATTTGACTGATCTACTGGTGCTCCTGCTTGCATTGTATAATTGTATTTGAAATTCTTTGGAACAAGTTAGCATGTAAAGAGGTTTTTGTTCAGCGAAAAACCCAAAACGAGAAATAGGATTTAGTTTTCTTCTTCACGATAGGCGGCGATTTCTTCCAATACACAGCCGCACGCTTGCCACGTGTTGTAGGAAATTTGCTGCTCATTCGAGCAATTTTGTTGCTTTTATATAGTTTTTGTCGattgccaaacaaaacaaaacgatGAATGACGGTGCAGGTGATGGTAGGTTTATCTTTCTTCCTACATTTCACGTTGCCATTACTGTTTTTGAAAGGAATCTTTGGAATATTTCTGACCCAGATTAGCACTTTTCGCTCATGACTC of Lineus longissimus chromosome 9, tnLinLong1.2, whole genome shotgun sequence contains these proteins:
- the LOC135494008 gene encoding mitochondrial import inner membrane translocase subunit Tim10 B-like — translated: MQAGAPVDQSNIRNFRDFLLQYNKLTENCFNVCISNLNSRKSTKEEDSCIDACVNRFVRYNQRAMGTFVEAQLKKREKEAKEAANLPFNLQPVEHLEGATEVNAPVGSGDVKVDPVLSEMNIPVSENEIAVETT